In Phaseolus vulgaris cultivar G19833 chromosome 3, P. vulgaris v2.0, whole genome shotgun sequence, the sequence agaaactatttaataataatataaactaatttataaaccattttttttttagtttctaagaTAGTTTCTActttagttattattgtaactaattattttggtctctaaaaattggtttatatttcatgattttttttgtagtgatataattataaattatataaattcacAATAAAGATATTTATGTATATAagtatgttataaaaaaaattagccGGAAGATGTTTTTATAACCGGTTCAAAAAAatgtatttcttatttttattatcataataaattttttataataaatttaagtttttataaaattaatgtatttctttttttttaaaactgtgTTAGAACCGTATTATAATTGTCATAAATTCaacaatattttttgaattaaataataCGTATTCTATGAGTTTCGTATGAGTATCGATATGTGTCTGAATGTTGGATATCTAAGCCTGCTAATTTCTAAGGTTAAGAACTAAAAAATGATATAGAAATGCAAGTTTGGAGATTTTGGTTTGGTTTAATACTACTTGACAAACTAAAATGAATGTTTGAGGCTAGCAACATTGACGTAGGTGCATGTTGCATGGGTTTGGTACGTTGGACGTTGGAAAAAATGTGGGACATTGGCCATAGAAAAAGTGAGGAAAAAGATAGAAGGAAATGAAATGTATAAATATAGTAAAGATATTCCAAACATCCTTAGTTGGTATGTTGTCCTGCTCCCAAGAATAACCACCACTCAAAGATATACCAATTTTGAATTACTCCACCTTCTTCTCTCTTATCCCCGCGGCTTCAATCCACCGAACACACGCCCTCATCAAATGGAAAAACTGAGGTAAGGAATTTCTTCCctgcctttttttttcttagtgcTGAGGGCGTCGTCAGCTTCCACTTTCAATCTTCCCACTAAGCTCTTCCGGGGAGAAAACCAACCATGCCTCGCTAACAAACCATGCCTCGCTAACAAACCATGCCTCGCTAACAAAAACCATGTCTCGCTAAACAAACCATGTCTCGCTAACAACTGCACATCCTCCTTTTCAACACACCTTTCCTTAAAGAAAACCAGACCTTCATCTGTCTGTACGAGGTagagtttttttgtttttgtttatattgCTGCTGTTATTGTCCAAAAGATATGGAGAAATTAGATAAAAAGGGAAAAgagatgaaagaaaagaaatggACCCGGAAACTGGAGTTACCGTCAATAATGGGGAACCCCAAGAAGGAGGTTGCGTGTGACGACGACGTATTGGGGTCTCCGAGGGATGTCTTTGGGGTTCCCGTTTCGGGGACGGATTCGGACAGCACGGGGAGCGGCAACTGCGGCGCGCTTGGGTCGCCCATAACGGGCCCGAATCGGGGACAAGGGAGAGACGCGCAGAACCAGCAATGGAAGACGATGATGGACGTGTTGAGGTTCAAGTCCGTTAGAAGATTCTCGACGATTCCTCTGCTCGGGGCGAGTTACGAGATCTCGCGCCGGAGCCTGAGGAACAAGTTGGCGCGTATTCGACCCGCCAATGACGACGATGATTTAGATGTCTCCATTGACTTTGACGGCATTCCCACCAAGCCTTCTTGGAAGAACTTCAATTACGCTGAACTCGTCGCTGCAACCGACGATTTCAACCCTGGTATGAATCAACGCCAAATTATGCaaccattttctttttttcactttACAATTTATGCACGTTATTTCTTCTTAAGTTATTATTTCATGTCAAACTTAGTTTATGGTATTTACTACTGAGTTTTCATTGAGTTCGTTAAGAAtgtttgaaaaatgaaaaacgGATATCTTCTGAATGGTTTTGGATGAAATGAGCGttatatttaaaagtatttttgttGGAAAATTGTATGCACGTGTTTATATTTGGGTTTGTGTAGAGAACATGCTGGGAAAAGGTGGTCATGCTGAAGTGTACAAAGGATGCCTACCAGATGGTCGAATTGTAGCAGTTAAGAGGTTAATGAGGAATGAAAAGGAAATTGAGGACACAGTTGGTGATTTCTTGACAGAGCTTGGAATCATTGCTCACATTAACAACCCCAATGCAACACGCTTGATAGGGTTTGGGATCGACCAAGGTCTCTTTTTTGTTCTACAATTGGCTCCACATGGCAGCCTTGCCTCTATGCTCTTTGGTGCACCTCTCAATCCATCTCTTCTATTTTCAAGCATAACTATGAATAATAGTGTTAAGGTTACATGGCTGATAAAAGTGATGACATCTAATATTTCAGGACCTGAATGTCTAGAGTGGAATATAAGGTTTAAAGTAGCTGTTGGGGTAGCAAAAGGATTGCACTATCTCCACCACGATTGCCCAAGAAGAATCATTCACAGAGACATCAAAGCCTCAAATATATTACTCAACCACAGTAATGAAGCTGAGGTAAATTAATTATGTCAGTCTGCAATAGACTATTGTGTACTTGATCTTTGTTTTTGAAAGGTaaacagtttttttttcctGTGATAAACTGCAGATTTCAGACTTTGGATTAGCAAAGTGGCTCCCAGATAAGTGGGCTCACCACGTTGTCTTCCCAATAGAAGGCACGTTCGGGTAGGCATTGCggccttttctttttctttacatATTTTCTTCTCACTGCAACTCCATTTACTGAAAAGTTGCATGATGGATTGCTACAGATATTTAGCTCCGGAGTACTTTATGCATGGAATAGTGGATGAGAAGATTGATGTTTTTGCATTTGGGGTTTTGTTACTCGAGCTCATAACAGGTCGTCGTGCAGTTGATTCAAATAGTAGGGAAAGTCTTGTGATCTGGGTAAGTCTTAGTAAGCTCTACTCAAATCCTCTCTTCCCTCACCTTCTCTCTAATCTTCTGCACTCAGTAAAATACTTTCAACTAAGTTTCTTAAATTGGGAAGAACAGTTTATGGCATGTATTAGTGAATTGCCTTTCTAGATAACTCTGACCAACTTCTACAAGAACACTAACCAATGAGTACTTAGCTTGAACAAAGCTAATTTGTTGAAAACAGAACATATTCTTTAATATCAGTTTTTGAAACTCATTACAAGTAACAGAGTTTTAATCAAAGCTCATATAATAAAGAGTGTCTTCAAAAGGATGTGTTGCATGTAGCATTTGTCTAGTTGGAAAGAGGATGCTATCATACTTGAGGGCATACAAAAGTATATGTTGCATGCAAATAATTGTAGAAAGACAGACACTGACCATGTTGTTGTTTGGTCAGGCCAAACCATTTCTGGATGCAAAGTTGATCAAAGAAATGGTAGACCCCAGATTAGGAGACAAGTATGATCTGGCAGAAATGAAGTGTTGCATGGCAACGGCTTCCTTGTGTATCCATCACATGTCCTCCAAGAGGCCATACATGGATCAGGTAAACAAATGAGAAGTGTTCCTCATTCAAATTGTGACACTATAAAATGACATGGCTCATTGATTTTGGGGTATACTTAATATCAGGTTGTGCAGCTACTGAAAGGAGAAGAGGTGCCAATAGAACTGAACCAAAATTCACCTAGTCCAAGATCACTGTTGGTAGATGCATGTGACCTGGAAGATTACACTTGCTCAAACTATTTGAACGACCTGAATCGGCACAGGCAATTACTGATGGAGTGATGGATTTATGGGTGGTGTGTGGGAGCATGTGAGTTTGATGTGTGTTTGTGgaatatataataatactttGTAGCAGTGTGTATTAGTGTGGTGAAGATGATGGGGTCCTTTGAGGCATggcaaaatatattattaggtTGTAAATTGGCATGAAGTTGTACTGAGCATGATTAGTCACGAAGCAACCATAGTTTGTATGGTTAAGGACTAAGGGGTGGTACCTTTTTGATTATGTAGTGACTAGTAATGCCATTCAAacaatttcataccaaaatcaATCACCCTATTTTTCACATGCTTCCTTTTCCATTTCTCCAACTCTCTTTTTCTCAATCACTTCCAGAATCTAATTTCATCAAAATTTATCTCAAATTTAAGAAACACATTAGAATACAGAGtacaagaattaaaataattaaaatacctATAACGATGATTTAGATTACCTAAACCCCAATCTTCAAATTTGGGTGCTACAACATGTTGAAACCAAACTTTTAGATTGTCCAAtatgtttttttcttaattttatcaTGATAATTAGTCTCTtaaagataatatatatttaaaataaaatacatgaaATATAAAAGTTATACTCATtctattatgtaatttttttcaaacattGGAATGAAATCTTTGTTActtttcattataaaatattcaaaacaaaATCCACATGAACAAGATTGACATGTACAAAAAGTCCCTAAAAGAACAACATcgagcagaaaaaaaaaagactgaAAATATAAACACTATGATTCTTGTTAGAACTtgatatagtatttttttttttctcaacttgATTTTTATCTCTAAGAAGATTATTTTTAATCGCGGAAGTAAAACAcgcttgaaaaaaaaaatagctattatattttttatacaagtATTTATCAAACCAAAAGATATTAAATATTTCTGtgtttctaaaatattaaatatttttatttgatattgttTATATAATATACTAGAAAAGAATAAAccgatatttttaatttattaacaaGGGTTTATTTTTGTTAACACACACAACTCCGTTGTTACGCAAATCTGGTTAGCCATGGCGACAGAGGCTATGGTGCAGTTGGGCATTTTAATCCTAACCCTTTCTTTGTTCTTCATCATGCACACTATTCGTACCCAAACAGCCCAAGCCCGAACCCGAAACCCAGCCCGCAACAAGAACCGCCAATCAGAACCCAACCGCCACCTAACCCAAGCATCGCGCCACCTGGCTCGGGCCAGATCCACCTCGCACCGAGCCCTACACGCCAAGAGCGCTCTCACGGAAACCGACAAAGCCCTATCCATCTGGCCCAGAGACCCGTGGGCCCACATCCTCCGAGCCCAATCCCTAGACCTAATGGGCCATCGTACCGCCGCCATCAAATCCCTCGACACCGCCCTCTCATCGCCGGCGGCCAGGTCCCTCTCCGCCGTGGAGCGAGCCGACGCGCTGGTGAGGAGGGCGGAGATGAAAGTGGGCGTGAACCGGCGGCGGCGGGTTGAGTCGGCCATGGAGGATCTGGTGGCGGCGGTGGAATTGGATGGAAGGAAAGGGGATGAGTGGGAGGTGATGTGTTTGCTCGGAAAGTGTTACGAATGGAAGGGAATGAAAGAAGAAGCTAAGGATACCTTCCAGAAGGTTCTTCAGCTTCACCCTCGTTCCGAGGAGGCTCGTAATGGGTTACATAGGTTATCACTTTTTACagataaatgaatttttttttttttttgtattctaTTTTTTCCACTACGAGGAGTGTTATGACTATGATCATTTATGCTTCTGTTTCTAAATTATTGttatattcattaaatatttaatttttataattcaaattcatataatatcaataacttttttatggAATATATGAGctatgttttaaaattataattagtcattctaattatgatttattttattaatatgtttttaaattattacaaaaataatttagagaTCGATAGAGGTAAATTGAGAGAGAAATTAAGATTTACAtatcaaacatattttttattattactttaatccatttgaattttttaaccATGATGGTATTATTAAAAAGTTTCTATGATTGAGAATAAGCCGCCATAAATTTAAAGTACATAGATAACAAAGAAATTTGTCTTTAAAAACTTATGTGATAAAATCTCCTGTTTGGATTTAATGGTGGAAAGGAAAGGGAACgaaagaaaggaaaagaaagtaAATACTcagattatttaaatttaacaaaagatgaatgaaaaatttattactcGTGttctagaaaaaaattaaattattgaataatataataaatcataaaaatatttttagtttaattttaagaaaaatgaaaattttaaaataattgattataaagtaattaatttataaaagtagaaataatatttaaatttcttttgatgataATATTTCacgattttaaaaataattacatttttaatataacttAACATTATATTAAACTTAACTTtgtttcaattaaaataaaaaaccaataaaaatattatttagtattttaaatttaaataattaattttatttttaaaatatattataaatttttagtcATTGCATTTTGTTTATTTCATATAAAACATGGTGATGACTTTTAGTGATCAATATTTTATAGGGTTGCTTACTAAGATAATGGCTTTTGacatataatatttatgtattttttttagtttgctAAGTgagtataaataattttttttaaaattttttataacCTAGAAATTTGAGGAGTATTTTGTCATTAtgatttctttaatttttttctttataaatgaCTAAAGCTTAAAGTTTTATAAAACAGGTAATTTTCTTAGAGCTGTTAATATTGGTtagttattaaaaaacaaacttAATCTTTCATTTAAGATATTATTAATGTGACTTGAGCTTAGACAAATGTAATTGATATTCTCTAATAAACATATGAATACTTATGTAATACGACTTTAACTTAAAACTATATGTCTATCATTAATATGCAAAAGATTTATCATACATAAAAGAAGACAACACTTACGTTTTAAATAATATGTTTATtaaatacatataatataatataataggtTATTAAATGCATATTATCATCTTATACACTTAATTGCTTTTAATACTTAAAAAGATCATAGGACTTTTTCCTAACAATTATTTCCATTAATTTTCACATCAAATCAAATTCTTTAAAAAGTTCCAATTGAAcattaaattattctttaaccactaataaaaaaattcatgtaAAAGCTTAGGAGATCAAGTAAATAAAATAGAGTTACTAATAAGAAATATTAATAATCAAATAGTTATCtaaattttaactttataaatttatgtttttcaatctaagtttaaaaacattaaagatcttggaaaCAATTTTCTTACACATCTTGGACCCAATATTGATTCTTGCAAAGGAAAGATACACACACATTGTGAAAGAATAAACCATTAATGTTTGCTATAGAAAACATTGATTACTCCTATATACAGATTTCACAACTGCAACCAAATGACAAGTAATTGATGTAATTAAAGTATAAATCTTCTAAGATAAGTAATTGATGTATTCTCAAACATATATTAAAGAATATATAGAATTCactcttaaaatatattttatacttaaaaaagtaaaaattatataaacagTTCATGAATCTCCAATTACCTACATTGATCCTTATAAATACACTATTATCTTAGTTTGACTTTGAAGCTGCAAAaggttttaattatttaaaaaatataaggacCCTTTTGGTAGAATTATGTTATATTGGCACACGTTAGATAGGATAATATTATTTTGCTActgattttattatattaatactctttttcactttctctctctgtatatataataattaaaatatagaaataattttttattatttatatataattttaaataaaagtatttatacTAATTTCACAAAGCTTATATAATTTGTTaatagtttgaaaaaaaaaactataaattaaatataaagttttgtataatattttttatacgaTAATATATAtcatagtatttaatttaatattctatttgtaattattatgacacataaatttaaattttaatatttattttttaataactttgacaattttaaaaaattgaattaaagacaatatttaaaaaattgcacataatttgaataaaattttacCATTTAAACATAATCTAATAATAAGTAATGCATGTAACCACTTTTTTTCCTGTATAAACACCATCTGAATCACCTGAAGTATGAAAACAAtacatttcaaattaaaaagacaATTTCAAGAAGACAgactaaattaagaaaaaaaaacattttactcAAGTAAAAACATCTCAGAAATGCAGAAAATCTGAATTAAGTTGGGAGAAGAAACAATAAAGTATTTATTATGCTGCTGCAAGTTATGAATCAATATGAAAGCTTTGAAGCTTGAAAATCCTCATCTTTGTGTTACTTACACATTCCTCTCCCTATAGTTACTATTTCTCTGATTTGGTATCTTTCATTCTTCTCAGCAAAAGGGTGAAGTTAAATTGCACCAAAGAGTATGTTTCCAATTGTTAGAAGAACAGAAAATCAGGTAGTTCATCATTTCAGCAACTTAAAAGGACTGAGGTGGCCATAAAAAGAACTCAGGAACTGGTGG encodes:
- the LOC137808707 gene encoding receptor-like cytosolic serine/threonine-protein kinase RBK1, whose translation is MEKLDKKGKEMKEKKWTRKLELPSIMGNPKKEVACDDDVLGSPRDVFGVPVSGTDSDSTGSGNCGALGSPITGPNRGQGRDAQNQQWKTMMDVLRFKSVRRFSTIPLLGASYEISRRSLRNKLARIRPANDDDDLDVSIDFDGIPTKPSWKNFNYAELVAATDDFNPENMLGKGGHAEVYKGCLPDGRIVAVKRLMRNEKEIEDTVGDFLTELGIIAHINNPNATRLIGFGIDQGLFFVLQLAPHGSLASMLFGPECLEWNIRFKVAVGVAKGLHYLHHDCPRRIIHRDIKASNILLNHSNEAEISDFGLAKWLPDKWAHHVVFPIEGTFGYLAPEYFMHGIVDEKIDVFAFGVLLLELITGRRAVDSNSRESLVIWAKPFLDAKLIKEMVDPRLGDKYDLAEMKCCMATASLCIHHMSSKRPYMDQVVQLLKGEEVPIELNQNSPSPRSLLVDACDLEDYTCSNYLNDLNRHRQLLME
- the LOC137805999 gene encoding uncharacterized protein, with protein sequence MATEAMVQLGILILTLSLFFIMHTIRTQTAQARTRNPARNKNRQSEPNRHLTQASRHLARARSTSHRALHAKSALTETDKALSIWPRDPWAHILRAQSLDLMGHRTAAIKSLDTALSSPAARSLSAVERADALVRRAEMKVGVNRRRRVESAMEDLVAAVELDGRKGDEWEVMCLLGKCYEWKGMKEEAKDTFQKVLQLHPRSEEARNGLHRLSLFTDK